From the genome of Ananas comosus cultivar F153 linkage group 18, ASM154086v1, whole genome shotgun sequence, one region includes:
- the LOC109723939 gene encoding two-pore potassium channel 5 isoform X2, whose translation MGEEEKKPLLPLLRSHLSSPLPLSDAILLPSTADEPSSSSAATADEPSSSSAAADEPSSSSAAAAAAAAEEGEEDGDDPCSYGFRRKSGLHRARTAPSMAVLLDLLPSSSTNPNANPGDGDDDDDAEEREKKKKKKKKLLPPGDLGSSGSILRTAALLLLLYLCLGVVVYSADPRGFSGAETHPAVDALYFCIVTLCTIGYGDIAPLTPATKAFSCLFVLVGFGLVDALLSGAVSYVLDLQESAIIAAASASASAGPGGYIFDAEKGRMRIRLKVALAVAVVVLCVGAGTVALYWIEHLDWMDSFYLSVMSVTTVGYGDRAFKTLPGRVFASFWLLVSTLAVARAFLFLAEARIDRRHRRIVKWVLQRDLTVEDLLAADLNRNGFIRNL comes from the exons ATGGGCGAAGAAGAGAAGAAGCCCTTGCTCCCCCTCCTCCGTTCCCACCTCTCCTCCCCACTCCCCCTCTCCGACGCGATCCTCCTCCCCTCCACCGCCGACgagccctcctcctcctccgccgctacCGCCGACGAGCCCtcctcgtcctccgccgccgcggacgagccctcctcctcctccgccgccgccgccgcagctgccgcggaggagggggaggaggacgGCGACGATCCCTGCTCCTATGGCTTCCGCCGCAAATCGGGGCTCCACCGCGCCCGCACCGCCCCCTCCATGGCCGTGCTCCTCGACCTCCTCCCCTCGTCGTCGACAAACCCTAACGCCAACCctggcgacggcgacgacgacgacgacgcggaggagagggagaagaagaagaagaagaagaagaagctcctcCCGCCCGGCGATCTCGGATCGTCCGGGTCGATCCTCCGCACCGCGgcgctgctgctcctgctgtaCCTCTGCCTCGGCGTCGTCGTCTACTCCGCCGACCCCCGCGGGTTCTCCGGCGCGGAGACGCACCCCGCCGTGGACGCGCTCTACTTCTGCATCGTCACCCTCTGCACCATCGGCTACGGCGACATCGCCCCCCTCACCCCCGCCACCAAGGCCTTCTCCTGCCTCTTCGTCCTCGTCGGCTTCGGCCTCGTCGACGCCCTCCTCTCCGGCGCCGTCTCCTACGTCCTCGACCTCCAGGAGTCCGCCATtatcgccgccgcctccgcctccgcctccgccggccCCGGCGGCTACATCTTCGACGCCGAGAAGGGCCGCATGCGCATCCGCCTCAAGGTCGccctcgccgtcgccgtcgtcgtgCTCTGCGTCGGTGCCGGCACCGTCGCGCTCTACTGGATCGAGCACCTCGACTGGATGGACTCCTTCTACCTCTCGGTGATGTCGGTCACCACCGTCGGCTACGGCGATCGCGCATTCAAGACCCTCCCCGGCAGGGTCTTCGCCTCCTTCTGGCTCCTCGTCTCCACCCTCGCCGTCGCGCGCGCGTTCCTCTTCCTCGCGGAGGCGCGGATCGACAGGCGCCACCGCAGGATCGTCAAGTGGGTGCTCCAGCGCGACCTCACCGTCGAGGACCTGCTCGCTGCCGACCTCAATCGGAATGGCTTCATCAG AAATTTGTGA